TAACTTCAGTCGGGCTACGCCCTCCTTCAGTTACCCTAATTCTTTGCTTGAACTAAAACATTAATTCATATATTTGGTGACACTTCTAAAGAGTTTTTAGCAGTGTCATTTCTATTGTGTTATTACAACAACTAAATAAATTATTATATTCGGAGCAGAATTAAAGAATTTGTGAAATCCGGTTATGCCCCAGACTATAGATGCAGCCACACTTATCGAATTAAAAAGATTGATCAGTTCAAAAACCGGATTGACCGAATTCGGCAAGGATGATATAAAACTTCAAAAATTCTTCACTTCACGGATTAAGGAACTGGCGTTACAATCATCTGTCGACTACATCAAACTTTTGTCAGAGTTTGGTGAAGGGGGCAATGAAGAATTAAAAAAGATTGCAGTTGAACTCTCCAACACAGAGACTTTCTTTTTCCGTGACCACGGACAGATGTCACTCCTGAGAGAAAAAATCCTCCCTCAACTTATCGAAAAGAATAAACTCACCAGAAATCTTCATATCTGGAGTGCGGCTTGTTCATCCGGTGAAGAAATCTACTCGATTGCCATGATTTTGCACGAGCTTCTTCCTGATTCAACTGACTGGAATCTTGAATTGACGGGAACAGATATCAATATTCAGGCTCTCGAGAAAGCACGAAAGGGTTTATACACGCACTGGTCATTCAGATCGGTACCCGAGGCTGTAATCCGGGAATATTTTACTCTTGCCAAAAGTGTTTATCACCTTAAAGATAAAATCAGGAATCTGGTTACCTTCAAATATTTTAATCTGGTTGCTGACCTTAGTGAATTCCCCGGAACAACCAAAGAGAGATTCGACCTGATTGTATGCAGAAATGTGTTTATATATTTTAACCATGACGGAGTTGAAAAAGCTGTAAATAACTTTATAAAGGCTTTAAAGCCGGAGGGATATCTGCTCACCGGTCACTCTGAACTGGCTAACAGGCATTTTCAGGGACTCTCGCTTATCCCTTTCGAAGAATCATTCATTTACAGTAAAGTCGATTCCAGAAAAGAGTCGCGGTCAGTACCTCCGGCGAGACTGAAAAACAACGACCCGGGTTTGGTATCCGAGCCCCGGATTCATCTCCCCAAAAAGAGAACCGCTGCAAAAATCGACTTGCCTGCCGGTCCTGTAACTTCGGCTACCGATCAACTGCAACCTCAAATCGAGTTGAAAAATGAAACAGACCTTCTCGCACTTGCAAGAACGAAGGCAAATTCAGGAAGACTTGATGAGGCAAAAAACCTTTGTGACATGGTCAGTGAACAAAACCCCTTCAATCCGGGCTCATATTTTCTGCTCGGACAAATTGCCAATGAGCAGGGTGAATTGGAGAATGCAATTGCTTTGTTTAATAAAGTATTATATTTGAATCATCAGTTTTTTCCGGCTTCTGTCGAACTGGCATCCATTTACGACTTCCTCGGTGAAAAACAAAGGGCTCAGAAGTGCAGGGGCATGGCTCTCGAGCAGCTCGCGAAGCTTGACCCTGAGGAGACAGTTGCCTTTTATCAGAACATGAAAGTTACGGAAATAATTGAAGAGATTAACAAAATGTCATCTCACTGAGACAGTGGCGAAACAGGTAACCGAGTAACAGATGAACAGCTTTAACTATCTTGTTTTTGAATTGAACGGGCTCTCGTATGCACTGCCCGCGGAAATGGTACAGGAGATACTCCCGCTTCCTGAACTTACACCTTCCGATGAAATGCCTCCCTGGATCCGGGGAATCTTCGACCTTAGGGGGAGATTCATTCCGGTGATTGATCTCGACCAAAGAATAAACGGAACCCGTCACAGATGTCTTGTTACGGACAATGTCATTGTCCTTTCAAATGGTGAATTCTCACCTGCTTTGATAGTCAGCGAAGTTAATAATGTGGTTGAAA
This genomic stretch from Bacteroidota bacterium harbors:
- a CDS encoding methyltransferase domain-containing protein, translating into MPQTIDAATLIELKRLISSKTGLTEFGKDDIKLQKFFTSRIKELALQSSVDYIKLLSEFGEGGNEELKKIAVELSNTETFFFRDHGQMSLLREKILPQLIEKNKLTRNLHIWSAACSSGEEIYSIAMILHELLPDSTDWNLELTGTDINIQALEKARKGLYTHWSFRSVPEAVIREYFTLAKSVYHLKDKIRNLVTFKYFNLVADLSEFPGTTKERFDLIVCRNVFIYFNHDGVEKAVNNFIKALKPEGYLLTGHSELANRHFQGLSLIPFEESFIYSKVDSRKESRSVPPARLKNNDPGLVSEPRIHLPKKRTAAKIDLPAGPVTSATDQLQPQIELKNETDLLALARTKANSGRLDEAKNLCDMVSEQNPFNPGSYFLLGQIANEQGELENAIALFNKVLYLNHQFFPASVELASIYDFLGEKQRAQKCRGMALEQLAKLDPEETVAFYQNMKVTEIIEEINKMSSH